From Heliomicrobium modesticaldum Ice1, a single genomic window includes:
- a CDS encoding glycosyltransferase family 2 protein, giving the protein MALFVLLPAYNEAAALPRLLEKFMPLQARYPKLQIVVVDDGSADETAEVAEGFADRLAVTVVRHRRNCGLGCAMNTGLRYVCSHGAADDVVVTMDADDTHDPGLIPEMLDKINRGADVVIASRYQEGGEQVGLSPLRRILSWGASTLLGWIFGIDGVRDYSSGYRAYRIGVLRHAFERFGENFIEASGFQCMAEILLKMRMLNLRFAEVPLVLRYDRKAGQSKMPVLETVLQYFFLARKVSRWEVLHEERLG; this is encoded by the coding sequence TTGGCCCTGTTTGTGCTCTTGCCCGCTTACAATGAAGCAGCTGCGCTGCCCAGGCTGTTGGAGAAGTTTATGCCTCTGCAGGCGCGCTATCCTAAACTGCAGATTGTTGTGGTCGACGACGGGTCCGCTGATGAGACGGCAGAGGTGGCAGAAGGGTTTGCAGATCGGTTGGCTGTGACAGTCGTCCGGCATAGGCGGAACTGCGGACTGGGCTGCGCGATGAACACAGGCCTCCGCTATGTTTGCAGCCACGGCGCCGCCGATGATGTGGTCGTCACCATGGACGCTGACGACACCCATGACCCCGGCCTCATCCCTGAGATGTTGGATAAGATCAACAGGGGCGCCGATGTGGTGATCGCGTCCAGATACCAGGAGGGAGGCGAGCAGGTGGGCCTGTCACCGTTGCGCCGCATCCTCTCCTGGGGGGCGTCGACGCTGCTCGGCTGGATCTTCGGTATCGACGGCGTTCGGGACTATTCGTCCGGTTACCGGGCCTATCGCATCGGCGTGTTACGGCACGCCTTTGAACGGTTCGGAGAAAATTTTATCGAGGCCAGTGGCTTTCAATGCATGGCCGAGATATTATTGAAGATGAGGATGTTGAATCTGCGCTTTGCCGAGGTGCCTCTGGTGCTCCGTTATGACCGCAAAGCCGGGCAGAGCAAGATGCCGGTGCTGGAAACGGTGCTGCAGTATTTCTTCCTGGCCCGGAAGGTGTCGAGGTGGGAGGTTTTGCATGAAGAACGGCTTGGGTGA
- a CDS encoding DEAD/DEAH box helicase, with amino-acid sequence MGRITCLSQLAFEPLPHQIDAAWRALYPMGGRAILADEVGLGKTIEAGIFLKELQLRGQLNKTLILTPKNLTGQWASEMRNKFGFPCWVNKREYGWHWHPFVVASIDLAKRSPHADIIRQIPYDAVIIDEAHRLKNPRSSNYQFARTINSKNLLLLTATPVQNDLKELFHLVDLLRPGYFGNFADFQSAFLRGKREPKDPRELQEILSGVLIRHHRETCAVKLPKRHVHLLPIDLTEPERELYNAVIQYLRGEFRRRKKNRKSTLSLLILLREICSSSFAALGTIEQMGLEELVPLARRIRQNAKGHVVTEFLKQNREKVVIFTEYFQTMDYLSLHLQAAGIPVLVYHGGLGRWTRAMTQHQFQKSDVPVLISTESGGEGINLQFCSQVINYDLPWNPMRVEQRIGRVHRLGQSRDVHVYNLSTRGTIEEQMLRLLSEKIEMFAQTIGPIERILYSQKVEGNLEKQALEYLLDLQEEISREQKETAPAAPVPPEFQAVPAPLFFF; translated from the coding sequence TTGGGCCGGATCACCTGTCTCAGCCAGTTAGCGTTTGAGCCCCTTCCCCACCAGATCGACGCCGCCTGGAGAGCCCTCTATCCCATGGGCGGTCGGGCGATCCTGGCCGACGAAGTGGGTTTAGGCAAAACGATCGAAGCAGGCATCTTTTTAAAAGAACTGCAACTGCGCGGCCAGTTGAATAAAACGCTCATCCTCACCCCCAAAAACCTCACCGGTCAATGGGCCAGCGAGATGCGCAACAAATTCGGCTTCCCCTGCTGGGTCAACAAGCGGGAGTACGGCTGGCACTGGCATCCCTTCGTCGTCGCCTCTATCGATCTGGCGAAACGGTCGCCCCACGCCGACATCATCCGCCAGATCCCTTATGACGCCGTCATTATCGACGAGGCCCACCGGTTGAAAAACCCGCGTTCCAGCAACTATCAGTTTGCCCGCACCATCAACAGCAAAAACCTGCTGCTGCTGACGGCAACACCGGTACAGAACGACCTGAAGGAACTCTTTCACCTGGTCGACCTGCTCCGACCCGGCTATTTCGGCAACTTTGCCGACTTCCAGTCGGCCTTCCTCCGGGGCAAACGGGAACCGAAAGACCCCCGGGAACTGCAAGAGATCCTCTCGGGCGTCCTCATCCGCCACCACCGGGAGACGTGCGCTGTCAAACTGCCCAAGCGGCATGTTCACCTGCTCCCCATCGACCTGACCGAGCCGGAGCGGGAGCTCTACAACGCCGTCATCCAGTACCTGCGCGGCGAATTCCGACGACGGAAAAAGAACCGCAAGAGCACCCTCAGCCTGCTCATCCTGCTCCGCGAGATCTGTTCCAGCTCATTCGCCGCCCTCGGCACTATCGAGCAGATGGGATTGGAGGAACTGGTCCCCCTGGCCCGCAGGATCCGCCAGAACGCCAAAGGCCACGTGGTCACCGAATTCCTCAAGCAGAACCGAGAAAAGGTGGTCATCTTCACCGAGTACTTTCAGACGATGGACTATCTATCCCTGCACCTGCAAGCGGCGGGCATCCCCGTTCTCGTCTACCACGGCGGCTTGGGCCGCTGGACCAGGGCGATGACCCAGCACCAGTTTCAAAAAAGTGACGTGCCCGTGTTGATCTCGACAGAGTCAGGCGGCGAGGGGATCAACCTGCAATTTTGCAGTCAGGTGATCAACTACGACCTGCCTTGGAACCCAATGCGGGTGGAACAGCGCATCGGCCGCGTCCACCGACTCGGACAGAGCCGAGACGTCCATGTCTACAACCTGAGCACGCGAGGCACCATCGAGGAGCAGATGCTGCGCCTGCTCTCCGAAAAAATCGAAATGTTCGCCCAGACGATCGGCCCTATCGAGCGGATCCTTTACAGCCAAAAGGTCGAAGGGAACCTGGAGAAACAGGCCCTCGAATACCTCCTCGACCTCCAAGAGGAGATCTCCCGGGAACAAAAAGAGACGGCCCCGGCCGCCCCTGTCCCGCCGGAGTTTCAAGCAGTGCCGGCGCCCTTATTCTTTTTCTA